CAATTATATATTATGCAAGATATTTTATAGTTAGTAAAATTATAAAGAGAAGAGGGTGAAATTTATGAAAAAAATTACAATGTTATTATCTGCGATATTTATTTTACTTTTTAATATTTCTGATGCAAAAGCTGAAACTATTCAAGATGAGATTGCAAGAATAGAGGGGAAATCTTATGAGTATGAAAGTGATATTTCTAATGCTGAAACTCAATTAGAGATGAATCTTTATTCTGGAGATCTATATCAGCTTTGGGATGATGAGCTTAACTCTATTTGGAAAAGACTTAGTAAAGAGTTAACTCCTGAAATGAAGAAAAAGGTGCTTAATCAACAAAGAGCATGGATAAAAAGAAAAGATGAAAATGTAAAATCAGCTGGGGATATGGTTGATGGTGGAAGTATACAACCATTAGTACATAATTCAAGGGCAGCAGAGATGACAAGAACAAGAGTATATGTACTTGCTAAATATTTAGCTAATAATAGAAATGAGATATTTATAATTCCATCTGAAGTTAAAAAAAGTATAAATGAGGCAGATCCCAACTTAAATGATGTTTTTAAATCATTTGAAGGACAATGGAAAATAGATGAAAAACCTAATACATATATTGGTATTGAGAGAACAGATATGTGTTTATATGGAGTTGAAGGAAGCAATTGGACACTTTGGGTGACAGATGAAGTTGTTCTTTCTGATAAAGATGTATATAGTTATACAAAAGATAATATTATATTTAAAGTTTCACATAATGGTAAAAATAGTTTTTATAAACTTTCATTTACTTATGGTGATACTATTATTTTTGCATCTGGATCTTCTTTAGATAAAATGGATAATGTTATAACTTTTTATTAGAAAACTTCTGGAATAATTGAGAGAGCTGAAAGGATAAAAATATGGAAAAGATAAATCTATCTAAAGATGAAAAAGAGATATTAAAGATACTTCAAAAATATGGAGAGGGATATATAGTTGGTGGATATGTAAGAGATTCACTTTTAGGAATTGAGCCAAGTGATTGTGATTTTGTTACCAATTTAGATTATAGTAAACTTTTAGAGATATTTAAAGATTATTCACCTAAAGAGATAGGAAAACATTTTGGAATTATTCAAATAATTTACAATGGAAAAGCTTATGAGATAGCAAAATATAGAAAAGATATTGGCGTTCCAGAGGATAGGAAAAAGCAAGAGATAGAGTTTACTAATAATATAATGGAAGATTTGAAAAGAAGAGATTTCACTATTAATGCAATAGCCTATGATGGAAAAAATTTCAGATATGTTGAGGGAGCAGAGGAGGATTTAAAAAATAAAACTCTTAGATTTGTAGGAGATCCTATTGAAAGAATTAAAGAAGATCCTTTGAGAATAATGAGATTTATTAGATTTTTAGCTACTAAAAATTTAGAGAGTGCTTTTGAAATAGAAAAATTGAAAAATTATTTATATCTCTTAGATAAAATTTCAATGGAAAGAATAAGAGATGAGTTTAATAAGATAATTCTCTCTAAAAATATAGAGAAAGCTTTATCAATTTTAGAAAAGAGTGGAGTGTTAGAATATATTATTCCAGAGTGGAGTGCAACAATAGGTTTTGATCAGAAAAATCATCATCACTATTTAACAGTAGACGAGCATATAAAAAAGGTTGTTTCTCTATGTAATCAAGATTTAGAGTTAAGAATATCAGCTCTTTTACATGATATAGGAAAGCCACAAACATTTACACTAGATAGTGAGGGAAAAGGACATTTTTATAACCATGAAGTTGAAAGTGCTAAAATAGCAGAAAGTATTTTAAAAAGAATGAAATATTCTACAAAGGTAAGTAGTAATATAAGAAATCTTGTTCTTTACCATTTGAACACTTTTAAAAATGGTGGAAGAAAATATGTAAAAAAATTGATTAATGAGATGGGAAAAGATGAAGTTTTAAAACTGTTTAAGTTGATGGAATTTGATCGAATCGCTCATACTCCACCACATGATTTTAGATCCTTAGATGAGTTAAAAAGATTGTACAATGAGATTATAGAAAAAGATGAAGCTGTAAGTATAAAGGATTTAAAAATTAGTGGAAAGGATATTATAGAACTTGGAGTAGCTGAAGGAAAAGAGATTGGAAGGATATTAAAACTGTTATTTGAAAGAGTTTTGGAAGATTCTAATTTAAATAAAAAAGAGGTATTAATTAAACTAGCAAAAGAGATAATTGATAATAAAGAATTGGCTTAAAGAATTTTAGGTCAATTCTTTTTATTTTTATGAGAAAGATTAAATATTTTAAAAGTAGAAAAATAGATATTATTAAGAATTTTAAGAAACTTCTTGCAAGAAAATTAAAGTTTTTGAAATAAAATGATTGATTTTTTGAAAGAAAAGTGATATTATACAATTAATAGGAGAGGAGGTAGTCAAAATGTTAAATATCCAAAGATACAATACTATATTAGAACTTATAAAAAATAAAAAAAATATAAAGTTAAACGAATTGATAGAAGAGTTAAAAGTCTCAGAAGCAACAGTTAGAAGAGATCTGAACTTTTTAGAGGAAAAGGGAAAAATAAAAAGAGTACATGGTGGAGCAGTATTAGTGGAAAATAAGGAAGAGGATATTGTTTATAAAAAGATGGTATACTCTGAAGAAAAAGATATTATAGGAAAAAAAGCTGCTGCATTGATAAAAAATGGAGATATTATCTATTTAGATGCTGGAAGTACAACAGAGAGTGTAATAAAATATCTGAAAGAAAAAGAGGATATAAAAGTAGTAACAAATGGATTTACACATATAGAGGAACTAACAAAAGCAGGAGTAGAAGCCTATATAATAGGTGGAAAGGTAAAGTTAAAAACAGGTGCAACAGTTGGAGCAACAGCAGTTATCTCTTTAAAAAACTATAATTTTGATATAGCTTTTATAGGTGCTAATGGAATAACAGCTGATGGATATTCAACTCCAGATCCTGAAGAGGTAATAGTAAAAAGTGAAGCAATTAAAAGAAGCAAAAAAGTTTATTTTCTTTGTGATAGTTCAAAGTTTAAGGAAAATAGTTTTATGAACTTTGCATCATTAGAAGATGGAACTTTAATAACAGATGGAAATATTCCAAGAGAGTTAGAAAAAATTATGGAAGGAAAGGAGGAGAGAAAATGATCTATACAGTAACTTTAAATCCTGCAATTGATTACTACGTTGTAATGAAAGAGTTTGTTGAAGGAAATTTGAATACAGCAGAAGAGGGATACACTTTAGCAGGAGGAAAGGGAATAAATGTTTCTAAAGTTTTAAAAAACTTTGGAAAAGAAAGTGTAGCTCTTGGATTTGTAGGTGGGTTTACAGGTAGTTTTATAAAAGATGATATGAAAGCTTGTAACATAGCTGAAAGATTTATAGAGTTAGAAGAGAATACTAGAATAAATATGAAATTAAAAACAGAGAAAACTGAAAGTGAAATAGCTGGAAAATCACCAAAAATAAGTAAAGAGAACATAGAAAAATTACTAGATGAGATAAAGAATATAAAAAAAGATGATATTTTAATATTATCAGGAAGTGTTCCCAATACAATAGATAAGGGAATCTATGGTGAAATAATAGAAAAATTACCAGAGGGAACAAAGGTAATATTAGATACAAGGGGAGAACCATTTACAAAGGCATTAGATAAGGGAGTGTTTATAACAAAACCAAATATTGATGAATTATCAGAGTTCTTTCACAAAAAATTAGAAACAACAGAAGAAATTGTAGAAGCTGGGAAAAAGTTAAGGGCTATGGGAAGCAAAAATGTAATTATTTCAATGGGTAAAGAAGGATCAATACTGATAAGTGAAAAGGGAGTATACAAGGGAAATGCTCCTAAGGGAAAATTAATAAGCTCAGTTGGTGCAGGAGATTCAATGGTAGCAGGAATCACATATGGGCTTATAGAGGGAAAAGAGTTGGAAGAAGCATATAAATTTGGGATAGCATCAGGAAGTGCCACAGCATTTTCAGAAGGGTTGACAACATTTGAAACAATGGAAAATTTATTAAAAGAGATTATAATTGAAAAAATAGGGTAGGGGGATTAGAAATGAAAAACAGTAATCTTTTTTCTGAAAATTGTATAAATTTGAATTTAAAGGGAAGCACAAAAAGTGAAATAATTGACGAATTAGTTGAAATGCTTAATGCAGCAGGAAAATTAAATGATAAAGAGGAGTATAAAAAACAAATTTTAAAAAGGGAATCTCAAAGTTCAACAGGATTGGAAGAAGGAATTGCAATACCTCATGCTAAAACAGTAGCTGTAAAAATTCCTAGTATAGCTTTTGGAATTTCTAAAAATGGGGTTGATTATGAATCTTTAGATGGAGAGCCTTCTAAACTATTCTTTATGATAGCAGCTCCAGCTAATGCTTCAGATACTCATATAGAGATACTTTCAAAATTAACAACAATGCTTTTAGACGATGAGGTTAGAGAAAAATTATTAGAAGTAAAAAATCCACAAGAGGTAATAGAGATATTATCATTAGAAGATGAAGAGGAGAAAAAAGAGGAAGTTACAGAAAAAGTGGAAAATAGTGAATTTCCAGAAGTTTTAGCAGTAACAGCTTGTCCTACTGGAATTGCTCATACATATATGGCAGCAGATGCTTTAATTAAAAAAGCTAAAGAATTAGGAGTGAATATAAAAGTAGAAACTAATGGTTCAACAGGAGTAAAAAATATGCTTACTGATGAAGAGATAAAAAATGCAAAGGGAATTATAGTTGCTGCTGATAAAAATGTAGAGATGGCAAGATTTGATAGTAAAAATGTTGAGATAGTTCCTGTAAAAGAGGGAATAAAAAATCCTGAGGGACTTATAAAAAATGCTATTAATCAAACAGCACCTATATATAAAGCTGAAGGAAAATCTTCAGGAGTTTCAAATAAAAAGGAAAAAACAGGTTTCTATAAACATCTTATGTCAGGGGTATCAAATATGCTACCATTTGTTGTTGGTGGAGGAATACTTATAGCACTTTCATTTATGTTTGGTATTACTGCCTCTAACCCTAGCGATCCTAATTATAGTCCAATAGCTAAGCTTTTAAATGATATTGGTGGAGGAAATGCATTCTTCTTAATGGTTCCTGTTATGGCAGGGTTCATAGGAATGAGTATTGCAGATAGACCAGGATTTGCTCCTGCAATGGTTGGAGGATTGATCTCTTTAAATAATGGTGGAGGATTCTTAGGAGGACTTATTGGAGGATTCCTTGGAGGTTATACAGTTATTCTATTGAAAAAAGTTTTCAGTAAACTTCCACAAAGTTTTGAAGGATTAAAACCAGTTCTTCTATATCCACTATTTGGAATCTTTATAACTGGTGCATTGATGTATGGATTTATAGTTGATCCTATTGCTGCTCTTAACAATGGAGTAACAGAATTTTTAAAATCTCTTGGAACAGGAAACTTAGTTCTTCTTGGAATTGTTCTTGCAGCTATGATGGCAACTGATATGGGAGGGCC
This region of Fusobacterium varium genomic DNA includes:
- a CDS encoding DUF1311 domain-containing protein; protein product: MKKITMLLSAIFILLFNISDAKAETIQDEIARIEGKSYEYESDISNAETQLEMNLYSGDLYQLWDDELNSIWKRLSKELTPEMKKKVLNQQRAWIKRKDENVKSAGDMVDGGSIQPLVHNSRAAEMTRTRVYVLAKYLANNRNEIFIIPSEVKKSINEADPNLNDVFKSFEGQWKIDEKPNTYIGIERTDMCLYGVEGSNWTLWVTDEVVLSDKDVYSYTKDNIIFKVSHNGKNSFYKLSFTYGDTIIFASGSSLDKMDNVITFY
- a CDS encoding CCA tRNA nucleotidyltransferase, yielding MEKINLSKDEKEILKILQKYGEGYIVGGYVRDSLLGIEPSDCDFVTNLDYSKLLEIFKDYSPKEIGKHFGIIQIIYNGKAYEIAKYRKDIGVPEDRKKQEIEFTNNIMEDLKRRDFTINAIAYDGKNFRYVEGAEEDLKNKTLRFVGDPIERIKEDPLRIMRFIRFLATKNLESAFEIEKLKNYLYLLDKISMERIRDEFNKIILSKNIEKALSILEKSGVLEYIIPEWSATIGFDQKNHHHYLTVDEHIKKVVSLCNQDLELRISALLHDIGKPQTFTLDSEGKGHFYNHEVESAKIAESILKRMKYSTKVSSNIRNLVLYHLNTFKNGGRKYVKKLINEMGKDEVLKLFKLMEFDRIAHTPPHDFRSLDELKRLYNEIIEKDEAVSIKDLKISGKDIIELGVAEGKEIGRILKLLFERVLEDSNLNKKEVLIKLAKEIIDNKELA
- a CDS encoding DeoR/GlpR transcriptional regulator gives rise to the protein MLNIQRYNTILELIKNKKNIKLNELIEELKVSEATVRRDLNFLEEKGKIKRVHGGAVLVENKEEDIVYKKMVYSEEKDIIGKKAAALIKNGDIIYLDAGSTTESVIKYLKEKEDIKVVTNGFTHIEELTKAGVEAYIIGGKVKLKTGATVGATAVISLKNYNFDIAFIGANGITADGYSTPDPEEVIVKSEAIKRSKKVYFLCDSSKFKENSFMNFASLEDGTLITDGNIPRELEKIMEGKEERK
- the pfkB gene encoding 1-phosphofructokinase; this encodes MIYTVTLNPAIDYYVVMKEFVEGNLNTAEEGYTLAGGKGINVSKVLKNFGKESVALGFVGGFTGSFIKDDMKACNIAERFIELEENTRINMKLKTEKTESEIAGKSPKISKENIEKLLDEIKNIKKDDILILSGSVPNTIDKGIYGEIIEKLPEGTKVILDTRGEPFTKALDKGVFITKPNIDELSEFFHKKLETTEEIVEAGKKLRAMGSKNVIISMGKEGSILISEKGVYKGNAPKGKLISSVGAGDSMVAGITYGLIEGKELEEAYKFGIASGSATAFSEGLTTFETMENLLKEIIIEKIG
- a CDS encoding PTS sugar transporter subunit IIA codes for the protein MKNSNLFSENCINLNLKGSTKSEIIDELVEMLNAAGKLNDKEEYKKQILKRESQSSTGLEEGIAIPHAKTVAVKIPSIAFGISKNGVDYESLDGEPSKLFFMIAAPANASDTHIEILSKLTTMLLDDEVREKLLEVKNPQEVIEILSLEDEEEKKEEVTEKVENSEFPEVLAVTACPTGIAHTYMAADALIKKAKELGVNIKVETNGSTGVKNMLTDEEIKNAKGIIVAADKNVEMARFDSKNVEIVPVKEGIKNPEGLIKNAINQTAPIYKAEGKSSGVSNKKEKTGFYKHLMSGVSNMLPFVVGGGILIALSFMFGITASNPSDPNYSPIAKLLNDIGGGNAFFLMVPVMAGFIGMSIADRPGFAPAMVGGLISLNNGGGFLGGLIGGFLGGYTVILLKKVFSKLPQSFEGLKPVLLYPLFGIFITGALMYGFIVDPIAALNNGVTEFLKSLGTGNLVLLGIVLAAMMATDMGGPINKAAFTFGIMMITAGDYAPHAAVMAGGMVPPLGIALATTFFKNKFTKDEIDAGKTCYIMGLSFITEGAIPFAAADPVRVIPASIIGAAIAGGLTMFFKVQLPAPHGGIFVFPVVTHPMMYLLSIVIGSVITALILGFIKKPVQE